The following coding sequences lie in one Salmo salar chromosome ssa13, Ssal_v3.1, whole genome shotgun sequence genomic window:
- the zgc:158263 gene encoding ceramide kinase, whose product MDVDPVRLESSLWVGKKRYRAALTGWHLNWTELDKKNRDKKTVSVPVSEVIGVEEGRVQVLPQRSVAEDTDREFTVFYVKRSSSGSSYGLLWRLGRTQFCCPSRDLRDQWMTQLRIALKTHSPSRPHRLLVFINPFGGKKQGRQIYHSRVAPLFELAGISSHVVVTERANQARDHILKKDLTGFDGVVCVGGDGIFSELLHGVIGRTQQEAGLSEHDPSLTLQSCDLHIGIIPAGSTDCVCFATVGVNDPVTSALHIIIGDSQPLDVCSVHHRSSLVRYSVSLVGYGFYGDVLAESERHRWMGPLRYDYSGAMVYLSNRSYAGVIQYLPADSQLSSPRDNTRCLSGCSVCSKGTERLFPHSPGASSLYSSHFSQFSSDTEGEWVSVEGRFRAVSLTCMSSSCPRSPLGLSPSAHLADGTGDLIIVRDTHPLGFLTFLHRHTSTQDQFDLPFVDVHRVKAVRFSLPTGEEEDKDEERERVNDGGMMEEGKRPSRSGSHKHLVERGEERGQKDFLCGLCCSKAPTVSVWNCDGEILPHTEISCRVHGQLVRLYARGIEDGSARPTRKCQDGHRNCKGRCVLNN is encoded by the exons ATGGACGTAGATCCAGTACGGTTGGAGTCCAGTCTATGGGTCGGTAAGAAACGTTACCGGGCAGCACTTACTGGCTGGCACCTCAACTGGACTGAGCTTGATAAGAAGAACCGCGATAAGAAGACCG TTTCAGTACCAGTATCTGAGGTTATTGGTGTGGAGGAGGGGCGTGTGCAGGTTCTACCCCAGAGGTCAGTAGctgaagacacagacagagaatTCACAG TGTTCTATGTGAAACGCAGCAGCAGTGGTAGTTCCTATGGATTGTTATGGCGCCTGGGCAGGACCCAGTTCTGCTGTCCCAGTAGGGACCTCAGAGACCAGTGGATGACCCAGCTGAGGATTGCCCTCaaaacacaca gTCCCTCTCGTCCTCACAGGTTGTTGGTGTTCATCAACCCGTTTGGAGGAAAGAAACAAGGCAGGCAGATCTATCACTCTCGAGTGGCCCCACTGTTTGAGCTGGCAGGTATCAGCTCTCATGTTGTAG TGACAGAACGGGCCAACCAGGCGAGAGACCACATTCTGAAGAAAGATCTGACTGGTTTCGATGG tgtggtgtgtgtgggcggggACGGAATTTTCAGTGAGCTGCTGCACGGTGTGATTGGCCGAACACAGCAGGAGGCAGGGTTATCGGAGCATGACCCCTCCCTAACGCTACAGTCATGTGATCTTCACATTGGCATCATTCCTGCAG GctctacagactgtgtgtgtttcGCCACTGTGGGAGTCAACGACCCAGTGACCTCTGCTCTGCACATTATCATTG GAGACTCTCAGCCTCTGGATGTGTGTTCTGTCCACCATCGCTCGTCTCTGGTGCGTTACTCTGTGTCTCTGGTGGGGTACGGGTTCTATGGTGACGTGCTGGCTGAGAGCGAGAGACACCGCTGGATGGGGCCTCTCAGATATGACTACTCAG GTGCTATGGTGTACCTAAGTAACAGGAGCTATGCAGGAGTAATTCAGTACCTACCAGCAGACTCCCAGCTCTCCAGCCCCAGGGACAATACACGCTGCCTCTCTGG GTGCAGTGTGTGTTCTAAAGGCACAGAGAGACTGTTCCCCCACTCTCCAGGTGCTAGTTCCCTCTACAGCTCCCACTTCAGTCAATTCAGCAGCGACACTGAGG GTGAGTGGGTGAGTGTGGAGGGCCGGTTCAGGGCTGTGTCCCTCACCTGTATGTCCAGCTCCTGTCCTCGCAGTCCCCTGGGCCTGTCCCCCTCCGCACACCTGGCCGATGGGACAGGTGACCTGATCATCGTACGGGACACACACCCCTTAGGGTTCCTCACCTTCCTACACAGACACACCAGCACACAGGACCAG TTTGACTTGCCGTTCGTGGACGTCCACCGAGTGAAGGCAGTACGCTTTTCTCTCCCTACCGGAGAAGAGGAGGAcaaggatgaagagagggagagagtgaatgaTGGAGGGATGATGGAGGAAGGAAAGAGACCAAGCCGAAGTGGTTCCCACAAGCACCtggtagaaagaggagaggagcgagggcAGAAAGACTTCCTGTGTGGTTTGTGCTGCAGTAAGGCTCCTACAGTGTCCGTGTGGAACTGTGACGGAGAGATACTGCCTCACACTGAGATCTCCTGCAG